The Gemmatimonadota bacterium genome contains the following window.
GTCAACCCCGCGCGGCTAGGTAACAAGGAGGCAAGGGATTGGAGAAACCACAAACTAACAGGAGGAGAATGATGAGTGAGAACACCTATAACGGGAGTTGTTTTTGTGGAGCTGTGCAGTTGACCGTCACCGGTTCTCCCGCAGCTATGGGCTACTGCCACTGTGAGTCGTGCCGCCACTGGTCGGCGGGGCCGATCAACGCCTTTACCTTATGGCCGCCCGATGCCGTCCAGGTCACCCAGGGGGCGAATAATATTGGGACTTATGCCAAGACCGATAATAGTCATCGCAAGTGGTGTAAGGCCTGCGGCGGTCATCTATTCACCGAGCATCCCGGCATGGGCCTGACCGATGTGTATGCGGCCGTGATCCCGGATCTTCCTTTTCAGCCCGGCGTGCACGTCTTTTACGAAGAAACCGTACT
Protein-coding sequences here:
- a CDS encoding GFA family protein, which codes for MMSENTYNGSCFCGAVQLTVTGSPAAMGYCHCESCRHWSAGPINAFTLWPPDAVQVTQGANNIGTYAKTDNSHRKWCKACGGHLFTEHPGMGLTDVYAAVIPDLPFQPGVHVFYEETVLRIHDGIVKQKDVPAEMGGSGGVLPE